The Hydrogenobacter sp. T-2 region GCATAGGTCTTCCATCGGGTGTCTTGTCTGTGAGAGGCTCTATTATGGGGCATCTTATCGCATTGAAGAAAAAGTAGTGGTAGAGCGAATGCACACCTGTAAATCCTTCCGCATAGGTTATGTCTGGCACTATGTAGTCCGCAGCAAGATAGGAGGTATCGTCAATAACCGTAGTTATGTGTATCCATAAGCCAACCTTCTTTGTATCGTTAAGTATATCTTTGTAATGTAGCTGTGCTGGGTAAGTAAAGAGCGGATCGGACATATACTGGATAACCGCATAGGGGACACCAGCCTTTTTCTGGTCATAGGGATAATCATGAGCCATGGAGGGGAACATGCCCGTGCAGTGATATTTCGAAGCTATAAACTTAAACCAGGGCATTTTTGCGGGATAGGGGTTTTTACCTTCCATCTTTGCCCTATAGTAGAAGGCGGTCTCTTCGTAGTTTTTCTGAGTTCTATGGAGCTTTAGACCCCATGGCTTTCTTCCCCCACCAAGGTCATACCTGCCCTTACCCCTCTCACCAGTTCCCACTCGCCATATCATTCCGCCCTTATGTCCTATGTTTCCTATAAGCATGTTTATGGAGTCTATAAGCCACTGTGTAATAGAGCCGTTCATGTGCATCACTGGACCCCTGTAACTAACAACGCAGGCTTTCTTTCCGTAGGATGTAAGCTCATCTGCGGTATCTATGACATCTTTTGGGTTCACTCCTGCTATCTTACACCAGCCTTCTACGGTTTCTACAGATACAAAGTCCTTTAGAAGTTGTAGGGCGGTGGTTACATAAACTGTAGACCCATCTTTGAGCTTGACCTCTAAACCCTTCGTCTTCTTGGGATACTTTTCTGCCCTCTTTGGGTCTGTATCCTCTTCATCGTATAGGTTGTTTGGTATCTCTTTTGCTTCCTTGTATTCATCCATAAGGATGTATGCACTTTTTGACCGGGTATTTGCTTTTAAACTGCCCGTATCCTTGTCTACCACCACAAACTCATCTTCACCGCCAAGTCCCAGCTCGGAAGCCCTTAGGAGCTTCCTAAAGTGTGGGCTGTCCTTTGGACCAACTACCACAAGATGGCTCGCATTAGAAAAGACAGCTTCACCATCTTCTTTTGCCGCATTAAGGTTTGGGTTTTCCAAAAATCTTCTGTCAAAGGATTGCTTTTCAAATATGCGCCTTATGATGGCTGAAGCTGCCGCAGCATCCTCACCGGGTTTTGGCATTATATGCCTGTGAGAATAGGCTACCACTCCATTATGAGCCCTTACATCCACCCAAACAACTTTTAGGTCTCCATTCCCTCTTCTATAATGGAATATACTCCATACTGGCACTGCAGGGTTGAAGGCTTCTCCGATTTGAGCACCCCAAGCTACTATATAGTGGGCGGACTTTATGTCTGGTCCCACGTGTGGTCTGTCAAAGGCAAAAATTTGACCTGCCCACTTGGGCCACTGGCAAACGTCCGCGTGTCCAAGAAAGTTACTAGAACCTACAGTTCCATAAAGGAAACGTTCAAGAAACTCAACCCTGCCCTCTGTGAGTCTACCACCGACAACTAAGACAAAGTTTGACTTTGGACCAAGGGCTGGCATCTCAGGGTCTATTAGCTTTCTCTTTATGTCTTCGGGGAGCTTCTCCGCTTCCTCTTTTGGTAGCCAGAGTTTGTCTATGTTTTCCTCTAAGAACTTTTTCCAGTCTTCAACGGGCTTCCCATGGGTTATGGCATTTGCCCACTTTTTGAGAAAATCCATGCTAACATGTTTCAGAACCGCTTCTATGACCTCTTCCTCAGACACATAAAGGTCCGCATACATCTTAAAGCCAGGCAGTTTTTCACCCGTTTCTTCTATAACTCCACCGTTCACTACCTCATTTATGAGCTGTTCCCAGCTTATGGGTTTAAACTTTCCTTCTCCGCGCTTTCCAGCCCTCTTTAGTGGTGTTACTATTCTATAGGGGTCGTATGTATAGTGGGCTATGGATTGCCCTTTGAGACACATCTGTCCTACATGCTTAAAACTTTCTTCCAAAGGTGTATCCATGGGAAGAGGTTCCCAGAAGCTGTTTGACATGCAGTAGGGATTTCCTTCTACCTTGTAGACCATACCGTCGTAGACCCTTGCTCTTAATCCGCACCTTGCATTACAACCGAGGCACAGGGAATGAACTACCTTCATCTTCTCCGCATCAGCCATAGACAGTGGTGCAGCGTTGGCGTAGGGTATGGGCTTGAAGGGACCCTTTATTATATCCTTGAGGGCTGAGCTTCCAAAGGCAAGAAAACCTACACCTGTTCCTGCCAAAGCTGCGTTTCTTAGAAAGTCTCTTCTTGTTGCACTCATGTTATGCCACCTCCTCTTTATGTGATGCACTCTTCCATCCTGCTATGGATACAAACAGGAAGAAGAGGAAAAACACTAAGAAATAAAGTGCTATAACCTCCGTTACCCCCTCCCTTCCTATCAGCTTTATATGTGGTTCTACGATGCCCCTATGCCCCTTATCTATCATCTGGGCTGGTATGACCATAGTCCACCTTGCGGCATAAATCGAGATAAGTGAGACTATGCTTAGAAGTGATACACCTCCTACGGTGCGATTTAGAGAGGTAAAACCACCTATCAGCACAAAGAGAAGACCAATGACCTCCACAAGGTAAAAGAGCATGTTTGCCTTTATCGCCATAGCTATAAGAGGCCATTCCGCGGTATTCCAATACCATTCAGAAACATACTTTATGAAAAGCACAAAAAGGTCAAAGCCTGCAAAGCTTGCCATGACAAGGGTTGGCACTTTTAGAACCTGAGGGTTCACCTTCTCACCAAGGATAGCCTGCCCTACTATGTAAAGCAGTAAGGTCGCACCAATACCAGAAACCACTGCGGATATTAAAAACACAAGGAGAAGTATAGAAGTTCCCCAAAGGGGCATAGAATGCATGGCGGACATGAGAAAACCCACATAAGCATGGAAAAACATGGCAACTGGCACGCTAACCCCAGCCCAGAATTTTACCTTCTTATCATCCTCTTCAGGTTTAACATCCTTTGCACCAAAGGTTAGAAAACCAGCTATTGAACCCCAAATCCCACCTTCTTTAGCCTTTTGAATAAAATCTCTTCTGAAAAGGAAGTAGCTCTTTAAGAACATCACAAGCAAAAGGATAGTCCAGAGGATGAAGAAGAGGATTATGGGTGAGGAGAAATTAGGATAAAATGGGACTTTAAAGGCTCTTGCGGGTTGGGTGAGGTCAAACATGGGAGCAAGGGGTGCAACGAGCATTAGGGCTATAGCCAAGAAGTGTCCTACCCTTTCTAACTGCTCCAGTTTTCTTAGACCAAAAAGATAAACAAGGGCGGTTATAACTGTAGAACCCGCAACTATACCAGTGAAGTAGGGGTAGGTTACTATAAGAACACCCCACTCCACTGTGTGGTTGGGCAACGTGGGTCCATGAGTTACTATCATGGCTTACCTCCTTATCTTGATTCTCTAAACATGTTGTGTTGCATACGCACGTTGAAAGTGTATACCTTACCGCTTGCAGGGTCTGTCCACACCGCAGGTGGGTGCTGGTTTTCTGTAGAGCTTCCCGTGCCTACGTAGATTCCCTCTATGCCTTCCAACCCTATGTAAAACACTCTTGGCTTTGTGCCTTCTTCTGGCTTTAGGACCTGAATGCTGTTTTTCTTTATCAACTCCCATATGGGGTCGTTTGGGTTTGAAAGGTCTCCAAAATCTCTTGCTTTTGTGGGGCATACATCTACACAAGCAGGCTTCAAACCGTTTCTCGTTCTGTGGTCGCACCAACTGCATTTGTTCATCACCATCATTATCGGGTCTATGTATCTCACGCCATAGGGACATGCCTGCTCGCAAAGTCTACAGCCTATGCACCGCTCATATCTTTGGAGCACAAGACCATCGCCCTCGTCCCTGTATGTTGCATACACAGGACAGACCTTAACACAGGGTGGGTTTTCACAATGGTTGCACAACTTTGGAACATTAAGAACCTTTACCCTTGTTTCACCAGTGTTAGGGTCTGTATACCCTACTTCCCACTTTTCTACCCAGGTATTGAAAACGCCAAGTGGAGTGTTCCTTTCTGCCTTGCAAGCAGCAACGCAAGCATCACAGCCTATGCACTTGCGCACATCCACCACAAACACAAAGCGATGTTTCCCCTTCTGCTCAGGGAAGTTCCTCTCCGCCCTTGCACTTTCAAGCACCGCACCACCGCAGGTAGCGGCCGCACCAACCACAAGAGCCTTTATAAAACCTCTCCGTGATGCCTGTTTTTCTTTCAGCTCTTGACTCATAATATACCTCCTGAAAAATTCTCTCGTGGTTTGCATATGCAAAAAACATGCCAAAGGGTAACGCGGTTTTAATTATGGAATATCAAGGGTTTCCATTGTGAACCCCATTATGGATGTTCAATTTTTTATCAGGACAACTGCTTAAATTTTTATCACCTTTAGTGAGAGGGTTCTATCCGAAGTTGTTTCATTAGAAAGGCTTTGTGGTCTCTTAAAAAGGAGGTAAGAAAAGAAAGGCAGTCTTTCAGTGCCATTAAGCCTTTGCCCTTAAGGGCATCTTCAAGGTGTCTTAGCCATGATAGCCTATTATGGATGAACCTATACTGATTTATATAAGCCTTTGTTATATCCTCTTCCACACACAATAGGGCTAAGAACTTAAGCTCTATCCCAATATGGTCAGGCTCATAACCTTCGTCAAGACGATAGCCGAAGTGCTCATAAGACATGATAAGTTGGTTTTTGTCAACCTCTCTGTAATCTCTTTCCAGCAAAGAGACCTCATCAATAAAGTCAAGCTCTGCAGGAAGCCTTCTACTGTTTATGTGTTCAAGTATTCTTAGGGCATACTCTGAGTAGTCAGAGGTTGTCATATTTTCACAAAGTTGGTTTAAATAGTAATAATCCTTTGTGAGAAATAACTCAGAAAAGGTATTGTAAAAAAAGGCTATACCCTTTATACCCTCTTCCATGGAGACTAATTATAAAACAAATGGAGACGAGGGGAGTTGAACCCCCGACCTCCTGCTTGCGATGCAGGCGCTCTCCCACTGAGCTACGTCCCCGTAGGGGTTAAAATTATAACACTTCCAAACGCATAGGTCTTATGGACCTTAGGAACTTCAAAACCGAGGCAAAGTTTTTAGTGTCTACTTTTATAAGTAATTCCTTTAGGTCTCCCACCCTTCTTTTGCTTACCTCCACAGGAAGCCCGCTAAGGTCTGGCTCTTTTCTTACCTCAAGTCTTATGAGCCTCGTGTAGGGTGGTAGGTTTTCTTCCCTTCTTCTTTCAAGCTCCTCTTTGCAAAAGCCTTCCCAGTCCTTTGTTTTCAAGAACTCCAAAAGAGGGTTATGCTCTAGGACTGTTTGGACTATTAGCCTTTTCTTGCTTACGCTCAGAGCCTTCCACATATAGGAGAAATACTCCTCCGCAGAGTCATACCATGGGACAGAGAGAATATTGTCCGCATGTAGCACAAGCACGTTATCGTAGGTCTTACCGAGCTCTGGCTTTGTTTGAAAGGTTATGTTTTCCCTTAGTCCTATGAGTCTTTCCACCTCTTCCACCGCTTTGTCTATGCCAAAGCCAAGTTCTTGAAGTTCTCTTCCACACTCAGGACAACTTGCCAATCCCTTATATCCACAGGAAGTGCAAAAGACCGTGCTTTTGTCCTTACTAAGGGTTAAAAAGCTACCGCACCTTGGGCACTCCACTATATAGCCACAAGCCTTGCAGTAGGCATAGGCATAACCCACCTTGTTTACAAGGATAAGGCTCTCTTCTTTTGTGTTTTCCTTTAGGAGTTTTAGTGCGGTATCTGTAAGAACCTCTTCTGGCTTTCTCTTTATTACTGTTACCTCCGCAGAGGGTATAAACACCTCACGTTGCCAGCCCTCTCTAAGACACAGGCTAAGAGGTGGCAGTGGACTTGCCACACAAAAGTTAGCACCATAATAGCGAGAAAGCTCAAAGAGAAAATGCCTTAGGTCCGTCCCATCTTGAAGCCTTGAGGCTCTGTCTCCAAGAACAACCACAAGCCTTAGGTCTTTTATAGGAGATAGCAAGGCTATCCTGCTTCCCAGCACCACAAGACCCTTCTCTTCGTAAACTCTGAACCAGTTTTTCACAAAGTCCTTTTCCCTCTGAAAGGAGCTAAGAAGCACAAGCCTATCGCCAAAAACAGCATACATCTCCTCGTAAAGGTTTCTGAGTAGCTCACCTTGGTCGCAAAAGATAAAGAGAGATTCCCCTCTATCTATGTGAGCCATAAACTCCTCAAAGAGCCTCTCTTTTATCTCCCGCCAGCTACCCATCAAAATGCTTTTACTTCCAAGAGGTCTAAACAAGGGCTTTTTTTCCTGTCTTAGCTTAGTAAGATTTGGGTTTGTGTAGGGTATGACCTCTTCTGCTTG contains the following coding sequences:
- a CDS encoding 4Fe-4S dicluster domain-containing protein, which produces MSQELKEKQASRRGFIKALVVGAAATCGGAVLESARAERNFPEQKGKHRFVFVVDVRKCIGCDACVAACKAERNTPLGVFNTWVEKWEVGYTDPNTGETRVKVLNVPKLCNHCENPPCVKVCPVYATYRDEGDGLVLQRYERCIGCRLCEQACPYGVRYIDPIMMVMNKCSWCDHRTRNGLKPACVDVCPTKARDFGDLSNPNDPIWELIKKNSIQVLKPEEGTKPRVFYIGLEGIEGIYVGTGSSTENQHPPAVWTDPASGKVYTFNVRMQHNMFRESR
- the nrfD gene encoding NrfD/PsrC family molybdoenzyme membrane anchor subunit, which codes for MIVTHGPTLPNHTVEWGVLIVTYPYFTGIVAGSTVITALVYLFGLRKLEQLERVGHFLAIALMLVAPLAPMFDLTQPARAFKVPFYPNFSSPIILFFILWTILLLVMFLKSYFLFRRDFIQKAKEGGIWGSIAGFLTFGAKDVKPEEDDKKVKFWAGVSVPVAMFFHAYVGFLMSAMHSMPLWGTSILLLVFLISAVVSGIGATLLLYIVGQAILGEKVNPQVLKVPTLVMASFAGFDLFVLFIKYVSEWYWNTAEWPLIAMAIKANMLFYLVEVIGLLFVLIGGFTSLNRTVGGVSLLSIVSLISIYAARWTMVIPAQMIDKGHRGIVEPHIKLIGREGVTEVIALYFLVFFLFFLFVSIAGWKSASHKEEVA
- a CDS encoding molecular chaperone TorD family protein, which codes for MEEGIKGIAFFYNTFSELFLTKDYYYLNQLCENMTTSDYSEYALRILEHINSRRLPAELDFIDEVSLLERDYREVDKNQLIMSYEHFGYRLDEGYEPDHIGIELKFLALLCVEEDITKAYINQYRFIHNRLSWLRHLEDALKGKGLMALKDCLSFLTSFLRDHKAFLMKQLRIEPSH
- a CDS encoding molybdopterin dinucleotide binding domain-containing protein, whose product is MSATRRDFLRNAALAGTGVGFLAFGSSALKDIIKGPFKPIPYANAAPLSMADAEKMKVVHSLCLGCNARCGLRARVYDGMVYKVEGNPYCMSNSFWEPLPMDTPLEESFKHVGQMCLKGQSIAHYTYDPYRIVTPLKRAGKRGEGKFKPISWEQLINEVVNGGVIEETGEKLPGFKMYADLYVSEEEVIEAVLKHVSMDFLKKWANAITHGKPVEDWKKFLEENIDKLWLPKEEAEKLPEDIKRKLIDPEMPALGPKSNFVLVVGGRLTEGRVEFLERFLYGTVGSSNFLGHADVCQWPKWAGQIFAFDRPHVGPDIKSAHYIVAWGAQIGEAFNPAVPVWSIFHYRRGNGDLKVVWVDVRAHNGVVAYSHRHIMPKPGEDAAAASAIIRRIFEKQSFDRRFLENPNLNAAKEDGEAVFSNASHLVVVGPKDSPHFRKLLRASELGLGGEDEFVVVDKDTGSLKANTRSKSAYILMDEYKEAKEIPNNLYDEEDTDPKRAEKYPKKTKGLEVKLKDGSTVYVTTALQLLKDFVSVETVEGWCKIAGVNPKDVIDTADELTSYGKKACVVSYRGPVMHMNGSITQWLIDSINMLIGNIGHKGGMIWRVGTGERGKGRYDLGGGRKPWGLKLHRTQKNYEETAFYYRAKMEGKNPYPAKMPWFKFIASKYHCTGMFPSMAHDYPYDQKKAGVPYAVIQYMSDPLFTYPAQLHYKDILNDTKKVGLWIHITTVIDDTSYLAADYIVPDITYAEGFTGVHSLYHYFFFNAIRCPIIEPLTDKTPDGRPMQLETFLVDVGRKIGSPIWGEKAIKGMGPNEGKTYPLMRAEDYHLKQIANLVHDLESKGYKINPKKEDVEFVEKNYPIAKYKDAVSPEEWPKVAFLLSRGGFFIGYEDHFSEGLYKFPLNKDNIVRFYFEGLALRHNPITGKFMPGHPRYVSLREAGQYQGFDPDKIEQEYPLKLTTYKPALHTQSRTINYIWALESEPENMLWINPVDAQRLGIKQGDYVKVLAPGYEDWAVDVNGKRVEYKIKAYVTNRIRQGVVAISTTFGHWCYSGTYRVPLEIQNPEKVLLGLAKFKDFPEWRIKALHGTMKIADGNRILSDPRRDKGAPYIAMYPNAKLPTGVVYPQMEWFGGGVAFYSGNVKVVKA